The genomic DNA GCGCAAGGCGACGCTTGTCGCCTCGCTCCTGCTGATGGGTCTCTCGACCTCGGCGATCGGGCTGCTGCCCACCTTCGCGCTGGCCGGCTGGCTCGCGCCCGTCCTGCTCTGCCTCCTCCGGTTCGGGCAGGGGCTGGCGCTCGGCGGCGAGTGGAGCGGCGCCGCCCTGCTGGCGCTGGAGAACGCCCCGCCGGGATGGCGCGCGCGCTACGCGATGTTCGCGCCGCTCGGGGCGCCCCTCGGCTTCTTCGTGGCCAACGGCCTGTTCCTCGTCCTGACCCTGACCCTCAGCGCGGAGCAGTTCGCGGACTGGGGCTGGCGGGTGCCGTTCCTGCTCAGCGTGCCGCTCGTCTGGCTCGGGCTCTGGGTCCGCACCAATCTCGGCGAGACCGAGGAGTTCACCGCCGCCGTGAAGGACGCGCAGCCCCCGCGCGTCCCCTTCGTCGCGCTGATGCGCCACCATGCCGGGCAGGTCGTCGCCGGGATGTTCGGCGTCGTCGCGTGCTTCTCGCTGTTCTGGACCGCCACCGCCTTCGCGCTCGGCTACGGCACGACGACGCTCGGCTATTCCCGGGCCTCGTTCCTGACGGTCGAGCTCGGCGCGATCCTGTTCATGGCCGCCGCCATCGTCGTCGCGAGCTGGTTGTCCGACCGGCTCGACCCGGCCCGCGTCCTGATCGTCGGCTGCGCCGGGACGATCGCCTCCGGGATCCTGCTGGCGCCGATGCTCGGCAGCGGCTCCCTCGCGACGATCTTCGTCTTCCTGGCCTTCGCCCTGTGGGTGATGGGCTTCGTCAACGGGCCGCTCGGCGCGTGGCTGCCGAGCCTGTTCCCGCCGCAGGTGCGCTACACGGGCACCTCCGTGGCGTTCAACGTCGGCGGCATCATCGGGGGCGCCTTCTCGCCGATGATCGCGCAGGCGCTCGCCGAGCGCAGCGGCCTGACCGCGGTCGGCTTCTACCTCGCGCTGACCGGCGGGATCAGCCTGATCGCCTTCGACACGAGCGCCCGCCAGCGCGCGCTGGGGGCACTGGCGCGGAGCGAGCGGCGCTACCGCGCGCTGTTCGAGCAGAGCCACGTCGCGCTGTGCGAGGTCGATCTCTCCGGGGCGCAGGCCCACCTCGCCGAGGCGCGGGCCGCCGGGCCGGGGACCGACCTCCGCGGGCAGGCCGATGCCGCGCTCGCCGCCGCCTGCGCGCGGCAGATCGCGCTGGTCGACGTCAACGACGCCACGGTGCAGCTCCTCGGCTGCCGGTCCCGCGACGCGGTCCTCGGCTCGATGAGCCGCTTCCTGCCGCCGGGCAACGATCTCGTCCTGCCGCTCCTGCAGCGGCTCGACCGGGCGGGCGGCCGGTTCGAGGCGCAGGGCCGCCTGATCCGCGCCGACGGGCGGGAGGTGACCGTGATCCTCGTCGTGGCGCTGCCGGACGACCCGGCGGCCTTCGACCGCGTCGCCTGCGCGATGATCGACGTGACCGAGCGGGAGCGCGCGAAGGAGGCGCTGCTCGCGGCCCAGGCCGAGCTGGCCCGCGCGGGCCGGGTCTCGACCGTCGGGGCGATCTCCGCCTCCATCGCCCACGAGGTCAACCAGCCGATCGGCGCCATGGTGATGAGCGCCGAGGCCTGCCTGCGCTGGCTGCGGCGCGAGACGCCGGATCTGGAGGCGGCCGCGCGGGCGGCCGAGCGCGCCGTCCGCGACGGCATGCGGGCGAGCCGGATCGTGCAGCGGACGCGCGAGCAGCTCCGCCGCGACCGGAGCCAGCCCGAGATCGTCGACCTTCAGCCCCTCCTCGCGGAGGTCGTGGCGCTCCTCGATCGGGAGATCCTGGCGGCCGGGGCGACGGTGCGGACTCTGATCGCCGCGACCGAGGCGCGCGTCCTGGCCGATCGCGTCGAGATGCAGCAGGTCGTGGTCAACCTCGTGACGAACGGCCTGCACGCCATGCGCGATGCGCCCGAGACCCGCCGCGAGCTGCGGATCGCGCTCAGCGCTCCCGCGCCCGGTCGGCTTCGGATCGCGGTGTCCGACAGCGGCACCGGCATCGATCCGGAGCAGCTGCCCAAGCTGTTCAGCCCGTTCTTCACCACGAAGCGCGACGGGATGGGCATCGGCCTCGCGATCTGCCGGACCATCGTCGAGTCCCATGGCGGGACGCTGACCGCCCGGAACAACGACAGTCCCGGCGCGACCTTCGCGGTCGATCTTCCGGCGGCCGAGCCGGACCGAGAGAGCCGCGCGGCGGAACCCGCCGCGGCGAGCGCCTGAACCGCGGAGAGCGGGTCAGGGAGTGGTCAGGGGGCGGGCACGGCCGAGAACAGGCTGTTCAGCCCCTCCGCGGTGGTCGGGTGGGCGAGGATCGCGTCGCGCAAAGCCGTGTAGGGCAGGCCGGCGAGCATCGCGACCTGGACCGCGGCCATGACCTCGCCGGCCTCCGCGCCGAGCATCGTGAAGCCGAGGATCCGATCGTCCGGTCCGATGACGGCCTTCATGAAGCCCTCGGTCTGCCCGGTCGTCCGCGTGCGCAGCACCGCCGCCATCGGCAGCTTGGCGACCCGGACGGCATCGCCGCGGGCGCGCGCCTCGGTCTCGGTCGATCCGACCCGCGCCAGCGGCGGGTCCGTGAACAGGCAGGCGGGCATCAGCCGCCCCGCGGTCGAGCGCGGGATCCCCGCGAGATCGTCGCGGATCACGCGGAAATCGTCCGCGGAGGCGTGGGTGAAGGCCGGGCTGCCCGCGCACTCGCCGATGGCCCAGACGCCCGGCGCGCTCGTCCGCAGACGGTCGTCGACCTTGATCACGCCCCGCTCGGTGAGGTCCACCCCCGCGCGGTCGAGGCCGATCCCGCCGGTATTCGGCGCGCGGCCCGCCGCGACGAGGATGTGGCTTCCGGCGATGACCGCCTCGCCGCCGCCGTCGCGCACCGTGATCTCCACGGCGTCGCCCGAACGGCCGCGCACGCGCACGACCTCCGTGCCGGTGCGGATGGCCAGCCCCTCGGCCTCGAGGAGCTGCGCGAGCGCGGAGGCCACGTCCGGATCCTCGCGGCCCGCGATCTGCGCCCCGTGCTCGATCACCGTCACCGCGCTGCCGAACCGGCGGTAGGCCTGGGCCAGTTCGAGGCCCACGTAGCCGCCTCCGAGGACGACGAGGTGGGCGGGCACGGCGTCGAGTTCGAGCGCCTCGATATTCGTCAGCGGTTCCGCGTCGCACAGGCCCGGGACGTCGGGGATGGTCGGGCGCGTGCCGAGGTTGAGGAAGATCCGCTCGGCCGTCAGCGCGCGGGACCCGCCCGCGTTCAGCGCGACCGTGAGCGCCCTGGGCCCCGTGAAGGCGGCCGTTCCCATGATGAGCTCCGCGCCGCTGTCGCGGTAGCGGTCGAGGTGCATGTCGACGAGGCCGCGGACCATCGCCCGCTTGCGCTCGACCACCCGGGCCATGTCCACCGCGACCGGGCCGGTCTCGATGCCGTACCGGTCGGCGTGCCGGGCGAGATGGGCGATCTCGGCGCTCCAGATCTCGTTCTTGCTCGGCAGGCAGTTGGTGTTGGGGCAGGAGCCCCCGATCCAGCGGCGCTCGACCACCGCGACCCGCTGCCCGGCCTTGGCCAGGTGCCAGGCCAGGAACTTGCCACCCTCGCCGCTGCCGATCACGAGCGCATCGTAGTGGTCGTCCATCGTCCATCCTCCGCGGATCCGAGATTTCGGAAACACGTAAAGGCATCGCGATCGGCCGGATATCATGCGTCGGTATGATAGACCGGCCCTGACCGGCCGGCGCGCAGATTTGGTGCGCCCGCGGCCGCGCCGCGTGGCGCGATCGCCTCCGGCGGCAAGTCGATCACGGACGCTCATGCCTGCGCTCGACCTCGGAACACAGATGTCTTGCCGAACCCGCGGCCGCGTTCCGGACGAATATCGGATGATCAGACCCAAACCTGCGTATGATTGAGCCGGATCGGCCCATCATCGAAGCTCCTCCCATCGCCGCCGCGCGATCATCCGTCCCGGCCGGCGCCTCTGCAGGGAGGCCTCAAGCCGTCCCGCGCCCTCAGCTTCGAAGGATCAGATCCATGAACACGCAGGTTCGCCGCGTCCTCGGCCTCGTCTCCGGGCCGGGCTCGAACCGCCTCGGCCTCCAGGCCATGCGGGTCGCCATCGCGGTCGTCTTCCTCTGGATCGGCGCGCTCAAGTTCGTGCCCTACGAGGCCGACAGCATCACGCCCTTCGTCGCCAACAGCCCGGTCATGGCGTTCTTCTACGCCCACCCCGACCAGTACGCCCAGCACCTCACCCACGAGGGCGAGCTCAACCTCGCCGCCCGCGCGTGGCAGACGGCCAACCACACCTACGCGTTCTCCCGCGGCCTCGGCACGGTCGAGCTGCTGATCGGCCTGCTCGTCCTCGCCGGCCTGGTGTCGCGGCGGCTGGGCCTGGCCGGGGCGGTGCTCGCCTTCCTCACCCCGGTGGTGACCCTGTCGTTCCTCGTCACCACCCCCGAGGCCTGGGTCGCCGCGCTCGGCGATGCCCAGCACGGCTTCCCCTACCTGTCGGGCGCGGGCCGCCTCGTCCTCAAGGACGTCACCCTCATGGCCGGCGCCTGGCTCGTCCTCGCCGACAGCGCCCGCGCCGTCCTGCGCGAGGCGTCCGCGCCGGCGGCCCGGGCCCCGGCGCCCGCCCTCGCCGCGAAGGCGTGAACGGCCGCCTACGTGCGGCCGCGGGAAGCTTTCAGGACCGAGACCCGGGACGATGGACTGTCTTCGGCCGACCCTGATCTCGGATCCGGCCGCAGAGAGGCACCGTTTCGGGTGACGACCCCTAACCTTCGTATGATTCCGCGCGGCCGGGAGCGGCTGTACCTCTCGCGATACAGCACACGACACAGGCCGCGCCTTCGGCCGCCCCCGGACACACGTCGCCCGGCCGGTTCGCACGCCGAGACACGTCGCGCCGTCCCCCATTCCACGAGGTCGAACGATGGTCCAGCTCACGATCAATGCGCGCCGCTACACGGTGGACGCGGAACCGGACACGCCGCTGCTGTTCGTCCTGCGCGACAGCCTCGGGCTGACCGGCACGAAGTACGGCTGCGGCATCGGGCAGTGCGGCGCCTGCACGGTCCTCCTCGACGGCGCGGCGACCCGCTCCTGCCAGGTCCCGCTGGAGAGCGTCGGCGACCAAGCCATCACCACGATCGAGGCGATCGAGCAGGATCCGGTCGGCGCCCGGGTCGTGGCCGCCTGGGTCGGCATCGAGGTGCCCCAGTGCGGCTACTGCCAGTCCGGGCAGGTCATGGCCGCCACGAGCCTGCTCAAGCAGACCCCGAAACCGACCGAGGCCGACATCGCCGGCGCCATGACCAACCTGTGCCGGTGCGGAACCTACAACGCCATCGCCGCCGCCGTGCGGCAGGCCGCGGCCTGAGGAGGCGCACGATGACCGACCGCTCGCCCCGCACCCGCCCGGCCCGCCGCGAACCGGTCCGCAACCTCTCCCGCCGCGGCTTCCTGGGGGCGGCGTCGGGCGCGCTGGTCCTCGGGGTCGGCCTGCGGCTGGCGCCGGCCACCGCCCAGACCCGCGCCGAGGGCCCGGCGGCCGTCGCCCCGAAACCCGGGACCCGCGTGGCGGCGTTCCTGGAGATCCGCCCCGACGACAGCGTGCGCCTGCTCAGCCCCTTCGTGGAGGGTGGCCAGGGCATCAACACCGGCCTCGCCCAGACGATCGGCGAGGAGCTCGACCTCGACCCGGCGCGCTTCGCGGTGGAATGCGCCCCGCCCGGCCCCGATTACGCGGTCGTCAACGGCCTGCGCATGACCGGCGGATCCTTCTCCACCCGCTCGAGCTTCGAGGCCATGCGCCGCCTCGGCGCCACCGCCCGCGAGATGCTGCTGCGGGCGGCGGCCGCCGAACTCGCCGTGCCGCAGGCCAGCCTGACCACCGGGAACGGCCGCGTGATCCACGCCGCTTCGGGCCGGAGCCTCGGCTACGGCGTCCTCGCCGCCGCGGCGCTCGCGCTGCAGCCGCGCGACGACGTGGCCTTGAAGGATCCGAAGGACTTCCGCTGGATCGGCAAGCCGGTGGCGCGCCTCGACATGCGCGACAAGTCCACCGGCCGGGCCGTCTACAGCATCGACATCCGGCTCGACGGCATGGTTCACGCCGCGATCCGGCACGCGCCGCATCTCGGCACCGAGCCGGAGGCGATCACCAACGCGGCGGAGGTCCGGGCGATGCCGGGCGTCCAGGCGGTCGAGCGCCTGCCGGGCGCGGTGGCGGTGGTGGCCGACACGTGGTGGCGGGCCCGCACGGCCGCGGAGGCCCTGCAGGTGACCTGGAGCCGGCCGGCGTCCGAGGGCGTCGCGACCGTCTCGGCAGGCTTCTCCTCGGCCGCGATGCTGGCCGCCCTCCGGGACGCGCCCGGCCCCGGCGTTCCGGCCGAGCAGGCGGGCGATCCGGACGCCGCCTTCGCGGGCGCGACCCGAGTCGTCGAGGCCGCGTACGACGCCCCCTACCTCGCGCACGCGCAGCTGGAGCCGCCCTCGGCGGTGGCCCGCTTCGCTCCCGACGGCAGCCTCGACCTCTGGGTGCCGAACCAGATGCCGGAGCTGTTCCAGCAGGTCGCCGCCAAGACGGCCGGGCTGCAGCCGGATCAGGTCCGCATCCACTCGCCGATGCTCGGCGGCTTCTTCGGGCGCCACTTCCACTACGGGCCGGCCAGCCCGTTCCCGCAGGCGATCCTGCTCGCGAAGGCGACGGGCAGGCCGGTGCGGGTGCTGTGGTCGCGGGAGGAGGAGTTCGGCATGGACGCGCTGCGCCCCCTGAGCTTCGCCCGGTTCAAGGCGGCCCTCGGGCCGGACGGGATGCCGGTGGCGCTGGAGACCACCGCGGTGGGGGAGGGCCCGATCGGGCGCTGGTTCGGCGCGCTGTTCAAGGGGCCGGTGGATTCCTCGGTGGTGGAGGGCCTCGACCAGAAGCCCTACGCCATCCCGAACCGGCGGCTCACCTACGTGAAGGTGCCGCACCCGGTGACCATCGCGTTCTGGCGCTCGGTCGGGCACTCGATGAACGACTACTTCTACGAGAGCTTCCTCGACGAGATCGCGCAGGCCGGCGGCCAGGACCCGTTCGCCCTCCGGATGACGCTCCTGAAGGACAGCGCCCGCCACCGCACCCTGCTGCAGGCGGTGGCCGACCTCGCCGGCGGCTGGACGCGCGGGCCGTTCCAGGCGGCGAACGGCACGCGGCGCGCGCGGGGCGTGTCGATGGCCTCGCCGTTCGGGTCGGAGACGGCGACGATCGCCGAGGTGTCGCTCGAGAACGGCGAGGCCCGGGTGCACGATCTCTGGATCGCCATCGATCCGGGCCGGGTGGTCAACCCGGCAATCGTGAAGCGCCAGGTCGAGAGCGCGGCGGCGCTCGGCCTCTCGTCGACGCTGCTGGAGCAGGTGGTCTACGAGGGCGGGCAGCGGCAGGCGCGGAACTTCGACGCCTATCCGATCCTCGACCGGGCGCGGATGCCGCGGGTGCACGTGGCGATCGTCGAGAGCGGGGCGCCGATGGGCGGCATCGGCGAGCCGGGCCTGCCCGGCGTGCCGCCGGCGGTGGTCAACGCGGTGGCGGCGCTGACCGGCCGACGCCTGCGCAGCCTGCCCCTGGCCAAGGAGACCCTCTCGGGGGCCTGACGCCGGCGAGGCCGCCGCCCCGCGAAAGTCCCGCTTCGCGACTGGAAGCGGGATTTTCGCATGCCGTATACCGGGGGTGCGGCGGGCCAGCACTGGGGCCGGCCCCGGGAACCGTGGACATGAGCATCGGTCTGACGCCGACGGACGACCGGATCGTCGTGGCCAGCGAGGCCGACTGGAACGACGCGTGGTACCTCGTCTGCATGAAGGTCTCGACGATCGGCTTCGTCGTCGTCGATGCCCGCGAGCGGGTCGCCACCCTGGACGCGCTCCGGGCGGCCGGGATCACCGACATCGCCGGCCATCTCGACGCGCGTCCGGACGTGGCCGACCGCCTGCGGCACGGGATGGTCATCCTCGACGTCAACGAGGCGGCCGTGCGGATGTTCGGCGCCGGCGGCCGCGCGGACATGATCGGGCAGCGCACGCAGCGCTTCTTCGACCCCCTCTGCACCGCCCAGGTCAACTCCGCCCGGGCCTTCGCGGCCGGCGCGACCGCGTTCCAGCAGCAGGCGCACAGCGTCCGGCTCGACGGCTCGCGCTTCGAGACGCTGTTCTGCGTGGTCCCCCGGGCGGACGGCGCCAGCTCCGGCCTGTGGCTCGCCTCCTTCGTGGACATCACCGAGCACGTCGAGCGGCAGATGTCCCTGGAAGTCCTGCGCGACGAGCTCGCCCACGTCTCCCGGATCTCGACGCTGGGCGAACTCTCGGCGTCGATCGCGCACGAGATCGGGCAGCCCCTGTCGTCGATCGGCATGACCGCCGGGGCGATGCTGCGCCTGCTCGACCGCGCGGATCTCGACCGCGACCTGCTCCGGCGGCAATGCCAGCGCATCGTCGATCAGGTCACGCGGGCCGGGGACATCATCGATCGCACCCGGCGCATGGCCGCGAAACGCGACAGCGTCCGCGCGCCCGTCTCCGTGGCGGAGATCCTGACCGAGGCCGCGCAGTTCGTGGCGCACGACCTGAACCGCGGCAAGATCAGGCTCACCGTCGTCCCGGCCGACGCGGCCGCGCAGGTCTCCGCGGACCGGATCCAGCTGCAGCAGGTCTTCGTCAACCTGCTGATGAACGCCATCC from Methylobacterium radiotolerans JCM 2831 includes the following:
- a CDS encoding MFS transporter — encoded protein: MIAVSNAPPRQKTARVLLASLIGTTVEFYDFYIYATAASLIFGPLFFPAALQSAELISAYASFGLAFVARPIGGAVFGHFGDRVGRKATLVASLLLMGLSTSAIGLLPTFALAGWLAPVLLCLLRFGQGLALGGEWSGAALLALENAPPGWRARYAMFAPLGAPLGFFVANGLFLVLTLTLSAEQFADWGWRVPFLLSVPLVWLGLWVRTNLGETEEFTAAVKDAQPPRVPFVALMRHHAGQVVAGMFGVVACFSLFWTATAFALGYGTTTLGYSRASFLTVELGAILFMAAAIVVASWLSDRLDPARVLIVGCAGTIASGILLAPMLGSGSLATIFVFLAFALWVMGFVNGPLGAWLPSLFPPQVRYTGTSVAFNVGGIIGGAFSPMIAQALAERSGLTAVGFYLALTGGISLIAFDTSARQRALGALARSERRYRALFEQSHVALCEVDLSGAQAHLAEARAAGPGTDLRGQADAALAAACARQIALVDVNDATVQLLGCRSRDAVLGSMSRFLPPGNDLVLPLLQRLDRAGGRFEAQGRLIRADGREVTVILVVALPDDPAAFDRVACAMIDVTERERAKEALLAAQAELARAGRVSTVGAISASIAHEVNQPIGAMVMSAEACLRWLRRETPDLEAAARAAERAVRDGMRASRIVQRTREQLRRDRSQPEIVDLQPLLAEVVALLDREILAAGATVRTLIAATEARVLADRVEMQQVVVNLVTNGLHAMRDAPETRRELRIALSAPAPGRLRIAVSDSGTGIDPEQLPKLFSPFFTTKRDGMGIGLAICRTIVESHGGTLTARNNDSPGATFAVDLPAAEPDRESRAAEPAAASA
- a CDS encoding mercuric reductase; amino-acid sequence: MDDHYDALVIGSGEGGKFLAWHLAKAGQRVAVVERRWIGGSCPNTNCLPSKNEIWSAEIAHLARHADRYGIETGPVAVDMARVVERKRAMVRGLVDMHLDRYRDSGAELIMGTAAFTGPRALTVALNAGGSRALTAERIFLNLGTRPTIPDVPGLCDAEPLTNIEALELDAVPAHLVVLGGGYVGLELAQAYRRFGSAVTVIEHGAQIAGREDPDVASALAQLLEAEGLAIRTGTEVVRVRGRSGDAVEITVRDGGGEAVIAGSHILVAAGRAPNTGGIGLDRAGVDLTERGVIKVDDRLRTSAPGVWAIGECAGSPAFTHASADDFRVIRDDLAGIPRSTAGRLMPACLFTDPPLARVGSTETEARARGDAVRVAKLPMAAVLRTRTTGQTEGFMKAVIGPDDRILGFTMLGAEAGEVMAAVQVAMLAGLPYTALRDAILAHPTTAEGLNSLFSAVPAP
- the rclC gene encoding reactive chlorine resistance membrane protein RclC; this encodes MNTQVRRVLGLVSGPGSNRLGLQAMRVAIAVVFLWIGALKFVPYEADSITPFVANSPVMAFFYAHPDQYAQHLTHEGELNLAARAWQTANHTYAFSRGLGTVELLIGLLVLAGLVSRRLGLAGAVLAFLTPVVTLSFLVTTPEAWVAALGDAQHGFPYLSGAGRLVLKDVTLMAGAWLVLADSARAVLREASAPAARAPAPALAAKA
- a CDS encoding (2Fe-2S)-binding protein, which gives rise to MVQLTINARRYTVDAEPDTPLLFVLRDSLGLTGTKYGCGIGQCGACTVLLDGAATRSCQVPLESVGDQAITTIEAIEQDPVGARVVAAWVGIEVPQCGYCQSGQVMAATSLLKQTPKPTEADIAGAMTNLCRCGTYNAIAAAVRQAAA
- a CDS encoding xanthine dehydrogenase family protein molybdopterin-binding subunit is translated as MTDRSPRTRPARREPVRNLSRRGFLGAASGALVLGVGLRLAPATAQTRAEGPAAVAPKPGTRVAAFLEIRPDDSVRLLSPFVEGGQGINTGLAQTIGEELDLDPARFAVECAPPGPDYAVVNGLRMTGGSFSTRSSFEAMRRLGATAREMLLRAAAAELAVPQASLTTGNGRVIHAASGRSLGYGVLAAAALALQPRDDVALKDPKDFRWIGKPVARLDMRDKSTGRAVYSIDIRLDGMVHAAIRHAPHLGTEPEAITNAAEVRAMPGVQAVERLPGAVAVVADTWWRARTAAEALQVTWSRPASEGVATVSAGFSSAAMLAALRDAPGPGVPAEQAGDPDAAFAGATRVVEAAYDAPYLAHAQLEPPSAVARFAPDGSLDLWVPNQMPELFQQVAAKTAGLQPDQVRIHSPMLGGFFGRHFHYGPASPFPQAILLAKATGRPVRVLWSREEEFGMDALRPLSFARFKAALGPDGMPVALETTAVGEGPIGRWFGALFKGPVDSSVVEGLDQKPYAIPNRRLTYVKVPHPVTIAFWRSVGHSMNDYFYESFLDEIAQAGGQDPFALRMTLLKDSARHRTLLQAVADLAGGWTRGPFQAANGTRRARGVSMASPFGSETATIAEVSLENGEARVHDLWIAIDPGRVVNPAIVKRQVESAAALGLSSTLLEQVVYEGGQRQARNFDAYPILDRARMPRVHVAIVESGAPMGGIGEPGLPGVPPAVVNAVAALTGRRLRSLPLAKETLSGA
- a CDS encoding sensor histidine kinase: MSIGLTPTDDRIVVASEADWNDAWYLVCMKVSTIGFVVVDARERVATLDALRAAGITDIAGHLDARPDVADRLRHGMVILDVNEAAVRMFGAGGRADMIGQRTQRFFDPLCTAQVNSARAFAAGATAFQQQAHSVRLDGSRFETLFCVVPRADGASSGLWLASFVDITEHVERQMSLEVLRDELAHVSRISTLGELSASIAHEIGQPLSSIGMTAGAMLRLLDRADLDRDLLRRQCQRIVDQVTRAGDIIDRTRRMAAKRDSVRAPVSVAEILTEAAQFVAHDLNRGKIRLTVVPADAAAQVSADRIQLQQVFVNLLMNAIQIHRQARTPGPEITVETTCRDGSITVDVVDNGPGLDPDAVDRLFDGFFTTRPEGLGLGLRICRTIVAAHGGSIDARSRDGAPGARFTVRLPLARA